Proteins encoded by one window of Candidatus Tiamatella incendiivivens:
- the tadA gene encoding Flp pilus assembly complex ATPase component TadA, translating into RVFPRPRSLFDAGLVRGLREVMSYRVGVGFYPVDVWVRVYETREGGYIYHVEEPRLNELEVSMYEDIMNLLYFEPPEPEDSSRFFEAVVKRIEELLLRYAAVYEGARTGFIRYYLYREALGFGYIDPLMRDPHIEDVSCNGYNLPVYVWHTNFEYVQTTMRIPEKDLDRLVLKLAHISGKHLSMANPIVDAILPGGHRLAGTYRKEVTTTGSSFTVRKFREKPISIVELIKFGTIDPFIAAYAWVMMEHKRNGLILGVTGAGKTTLLNAVATLIHPSYKVVTIEDTPELRLPLPNWVQLVSREFAMRTDIVTSITLFDLVKLSLRYRPEIIMVGEVRGEEAYVLFQAMASVSGDTPIVIRDSDGMVKFMSIGEFVDKYYEEGEGRVAKSVEGVQVLSHDGYNVAWKPLRYVLRHRADSIYRIVAEGGVELRATGSHSVYVLDPETLDVEVKRVDQLAPGDLLLTFVSEPRGGGGDYRDGGLVEVDSLGVLDEDMAFVFGVYITDGCVKHYRGSRICFTRGLSENSLADRMLRVMYEKFGVKPYVDGRGSYKIFEFNNTELARRFEKVLGGKLEEKRVPHALWSSSSKIVRAFFEGLKADSRRTFKERYVNYVTATERLAQELLWLARMKGFYAFLHVEKGTGRNVGREYYNVNVYLDTDYRKPDVAERVPAGSLLRLVKLLGLSSLPYNLEYIKRRKFVSVRTADKVVEWVGSRKILGNGVGEHVNRIKEYAAGNLRVVLVKEVSLESFDGYVYDVSVPGTESFIGGKVPVLLHNTGHGGVSTMHAESLESAVDRLTSPPMNIPPSYIPLIHFSMMIRRVDKGGKAARRVTNIWEVEDYGKYVEVFKWRASKDEFVSRLKNSVTLKRIAKELLDVPVSDLVYREIPVRALLFHSMALRNMISFKDVAEVISRYYHDPGMRDRILEESKDLAKKDESGTVKKLLDQVKR; encoded by the coding sequence CGTGTGTTTCCTAGGCCTCGTAGTTTGTTTGATGCTGGTTTGGTTAGGGGTTTGAGGGAGGTTATGTCTTATCGGGTTGGTGTTGGGTTTTACCCGGTTGATGTTTGGGTTAGGGTTTATGAGACGCGTGAGGGTGGTTATATTTATCATGTTGAGGAGCCTAGGCTTAATGAGCTTGAGGTTTCTATGTATGAGGATATTATGAATCTCTTGTATTTCGAGCCACCTGAACCGGAGGATTCTTCGAGGTTTTTTGAGGCTGTTGTTAAGAGGATTGAGGAGCTTTTGTTGAGGTATGCTGCTGTTTATGAGGGTGCTAGGACGGGGTTTATTCGTTATTATTTGTATAGGGAGGCTCTTGGTTTTGGTTATATTGATCCTTTGATGAGGGATCCCCATATAGAGGACGTCTCCTGTAACGGTTATAATTTGCCTGTTTATGTGTGGCATACTAATTTCGAGTATGTTCAGACTACTATGAGGATTCCGGAGAAGGATCTTGATAGGCTTGTCTTGAAGCTTGCTCATATAAGCGGTAAGCACTTGAGTATGGCTAATCCTATTGTTGATGCTATTTTGCCTGGTGGGCATAGGTTGGCTGGGACTTATAGGAAGGAGGTAACAACTACGGGTTCGAGTTTTACGGTTAGGAAGTTTAGGGAGAAACCGATATCTATTGTTGAGTTAATTAAATTCGGTACTATTGACCCGTTCATAGCTGCTTATGCGTGGGTTATGATGGAGCATAAGAGGAACGGTTTGATCCTCGGTGTCACTGGTGCGGGTAAAACCACGTTGCTTAATGCTGTAGCTACTCTGATACACCCTAGCTATAAGGTAGTGACGATAGAAGATACTCCCGAACTCAGGTTACCTCTACCTAACTGGGTTCAACTTGTGTCCAGAGAGTTTGCGATGAGGACAGATATCGTTACCTCTATAACACTGTTTGATTTAGTGAAGCTTAGCCTGAGATATAGGCCTGAGATAATTATGGTGGGAGAGGTACGAGGAGAAGAGGCATACGTATTATTCCAAGCAATGGCGAGTGTGTCGGGGGATACGCCTATTGTTATCAGAGATAGTGATGGCATGGTTAAGTTCATGAGTATTGGAGAGTTTGTGGATAAATATTATGAGGAGGGTGAAGGGAGGGTTGCCAAATCCGTTGAGGGTGTGCAGGTTCTGAGCCATGATGGTTATAATGTTGCTTGGAAGCCGTTGAGGTATGTTTTGAGGCACAGGGCTGATAGCATTTATCGCATTGTTGCTGAAGGCGGTGTGGAGTTAAGGGCTACGGGTAGCCACAGCGTTTATGTGCTTGACCCGGAGACCCTTGATGTGGAGGTCAAGCGTGTGGATCAACTTGCCCCTGGGGATTTATTGTTGACTTTTGTGAGCGAGCCTAGGGGTGGTGGAGGAGATTATCGTGATGGAGGTTTGGTGGAGGTTGATAGTCTTGGCGTTTTGGATGAGGATATGGCGTTTGTTTTCGGGGTGTATATTACTGATGGCTGTGTAAAGCATTACAGGGGGTCAAGGATATGTTTTACTAGGGGGTTGAGTGAGAATAGTTTGGCAGATAGAATGCTTAGAGTGATGTATGAGAAATTTGGTGTGAAACCTTATGTTGATGGCCGTGGGTCTTATAAGATATTCGAGTTTAATAATACTGAGCTTGCAAGGAGGTTTGAAAAGGTTCTCGGAGGAAAGCTTGAAGAGAAACGGGTACCGCATGCGTTATGGAGTTCTTCTTCTAAGATTGTCAGGGCATTCTTTGAGGGATTGAAAGCTGATTCTAGAAGGACTTTTAAGGAGAGATATGTGAACTATGTGACTGCTACCGAAAGACTGGCCCAGGAACTGTTGTGGCTTGCGAGGATGAAAGGGTTCTATGCTTTCTTACATGTTGAAAAAGGTACAGGTAGGAATGTCGGGAGGGAATACTATAATGTTAATGTTTACTTGGATACTGATTACAGGAAGCCTGATGTAGCTGAACGAGTTCCAGCCGGGTCTCTGCTTAGGCTTGTAAAGCTTCTAGGATTGTCTTCGCTCCCATATAATTTAGAGTATATTAAAAGGAGGAAGTTTGTGAGTGTGAGAACTGCTGATAAGGTAGTTGAATGGGTTGGGTCGAGGAAAATACTTGGTAATGGGGTAGGAGAGCATGTTAATAGAATAAAGGAATATGCCGCGGGTAACCTTAGGGTGGTGCTTGTTAAGGAAGTTAGTTTAGAGTCGTTTGACGGGTATGTGTATGATGTGAGTGTGCCGGGGACGGAGTCGTTTATAGGCGGTAAAGTTCCCGTGTTACTGCATAATACTGGTCATGGAGGTGTTTCTACTATGCACGCTGAGAGTCTTGAGAGCGCTGTTGACCGTTTGACTAGTCCTCCTATGAATATTCCTCCTAGTTATATTCCGTTGATTCATTTCTCTATGATGATTAGGCGTGTGGATAAGGGTGGTAAGGCTGCTAGGAGAGTTACTAATATTTGGGAGGTTGAGGATTATGGTAAGTATGTTGAGGTGTTTAAATGGAGGGCTAGCAAGGACGAGTTCGTTAGTAGGCTTAAGAATTCTGTTACACTTAAGAGGATTGCTAAGGAATTGCTGGATGTCCCTGTAAGCGACCTAGTGTACCGGGAGATCCCTGTCAGGGCATTATTGTTCCACAGTATGGCTTTGCGTAATATGATATCGTTTAAAGATGTAGCTGAGGTTATCTCTAGGTATTATCATGATCCGGGTATGAGGGATAGGATTCTCGAGGAATCGAAGGATTTGGCTAAGAAGGATGAGAGTGGTACGGTTAAGAAGTTGCTTGACCAGGTTAAGAGGTAA
- a CDS encoding phosphohydrolase — translation MASKVGPDLIEKHVRSSRLLYNAYTLFTKDREVQELWKMSNVNAVSRLLYNDHGPVHAKIVAGSALELFDMLVKRGVEPTTLADKTVGSIEEAKLVVMLGALLHDIGNSIHRVYHEYTGALLSIDILNRLLPEILGKNHPYLYTIRQEILHTIYATNMDAEALTVEAGVVKIGDGTDMAEGRARYPYKRGKSDIHALSALSIKKVYLEQGDQRPVKISVLMDDRAGFFQIEKILLPKIHGTRIGKYTEINAVIQRNGKEEIVRILP, via the coding sequence ATGGCAAGCAAGGTAGGCCCAGATCTAATAGAGAAACACGTTAGGTCAAGCAGGCTCCTATACAACGCCTACACACTCTTCACTAAAGACCGGGAAGTCCAGGAACTATGGAAGATGAGTAATGTGAACGCAGTATCCAGACTACTATACAATGACCACGGCCCTGTCCATGCTAAAATAGTCGCGGGATCAGCACTAGAACTCTTCGACATGCTGGTGAAAAGGGGAGTAGAACCGACAACACTGGCAGACAAAACTGTAGGAAGCATCGAAGAGGCAAAGCTGGTCGTCATGCTCGGAGCATTACTACACGATATCGGCAATTCTATTCACCGGGTTTACCACGAGTACACTGGAGCACTCCTATCCATAGATATACTTAACAGGCTACTACCAGAAATACTAGGGAAAAACCATCCCTATCTATACACTATTAGGCAAGAAATACTCCACACCATCTACGCGACGAACATGGATGCCGAAGCCCTTACCGTGGAAGCTGGAGTAGTGAAAATAGGGGACGGTACAGATATGGCTGAAGGCAGAGCTAGATACCCATATAAAAGAGGGAAGAGCGATATACATGCTCTCTCAGCACTCAGCATAAAAAAAGTATATCTAGAACAAGGAGACCAGAGACCTGTCAAAATATCCGTACTAATGGATGATAGAGCAGGGTTCTTCCAGATAGAGAAGATACTCCTGCCAAAAATACATGGAACAAGAATTGGGAAATACACAGAGATAAACGCGGTTATTCAGAGAAATGGTAAAGAAGAGATTGTTAGAATACTACCTTGA
- a CDS encoding divalent-cation tolerance protein CutA translates to MAFYQRIVVFITAPRDKAEELSRKLVEEKLAACVNIVNKVDSIYWWEGKVERDSESLLVLKTELGLLGKLAKKVKELHPYEVPEIIALPIIGGNPDYLKWISDSLGQEEV, encoded by the coding sequence TTGGCTTTCTACCAGAGGATAGTCGTCTTCATAACAGCACCGCGGGATAAAGCAGAGGAATTATCCCGGAAACTAGTAGAGGAAAAGCTTGCCGCTTGTGTGAATATAGTAAATAAGGTGGACAGTATTTACTGGTGGGAAGGAAAAGTGGAGAGAGACAGTGAAAGCCTACTTGTACTGAAAACAGAACTAGGCCTCCTAGGAAAACTAGCCAAAAAGGTAAAGGAACTCCACCCCTACGAGGTACCGGAGATAATCGCTCTCCCCATAATAGGTGGAAACCCGGATTACCTCAAATGGATAAGTGATTCGTTAGGCCAAGAAGAGGTGTAG
- a CDS encoding NAD(P)H-hydrate dehydratase: MSNYETLNTLEIKVAETNTVFLGLPLIYLMENAGRSVADVVGEKLGGSVKGKDIIVFAGKGGNAGDGFVAARHLASRGANVKVLLYYPPESITHGDAKFNLNLITRLNSIHISAVKDYCEKRLLIGDAFIDALLGIGFSGKNLRNPVKAAVEQFNEGKASLKVAIDAPTGVNSDTGETAKPAVKADVTVTMQYMKPGLRKAVKHTGEVIVAKIGIPREARVYTGPGDVKHRIPSKPSQASGGIGGRIAVIGGSELYTGAPALSGLAALRTGADLVFIYTGNLSSPIIAGFDPDLIVRSCPGDRLNPECIELYRGEWGRATAIVLGPGLGSNPEAIKAARNIIGLALEKNIPVVLDADGLETLANLDMKLSDKFILTPHIGEASLLLGRRVGEDQDSWIQAALDIARKYRSIVLLKAPVDVIVNPDGDYRLNRIRHEAMSTGGTRNVLTGVIATLVSMGIDPFNAAATAAYITGRASVLAAELYGERIMAKDLVHLIPEVFREAHTKY, from the coding sequence GTGAGTAATTACGAGACTCTTAACACTCTAGAGATAAAAGTTGCAGAGACGAACACCGTTTTCCTAGGACTTCCTCTAATATATCTAATGGAGAATGCTGGAAGGAGTGTTGCCGACGTAGTCGGGGAGAAGCTCGGTGGTAGTGTCAAAGGAAAAGATATCATCGTGTTTGCCGGTAAAGGAGGCAATGCCGGGGACGGGTTTGTCGCTGCAAGACATCTGGCTTCAAGGGGGGCGAACGTTAAAGTCCTACTCTACTATCCCCCAGAATCCATAACACACGGGGACGCTAAGTTTAATTTAAACCTGATTACCAGGCTTAACAGCATACATATTTCAGCTGTCAAAGATTACTGTGAGAAAAGACTGTTAATAGGAGATGCTTTCATAGACGCCCTTCTAGGAATAGGTTTCTCCGGTAAGAATCTCAGAAACCCTGTTAAAGCAGCTGTAGAACAATTCAATGAAGGCAAAGCTTCGCTTAAAGTGGCGATCGACGCTCCCACGGGTGTTAACAGTGATACGGGGGAGACAGCTAAGCCGGCTGTCAAGGCTGATGTGACCGTAACAATGCAATATATGAAACCCGGACTTAGGAAAGCCGTGAAACATACTGGTGAGGTAATAGTTGCAAAAATAGGTATACCACGAGAAGCCAGAGTATATACGGGTCCAGGGGATGTTAAACACAGGATCCCTAGTAAACCCTCTCAAGCCAGTGGAGGTATAGGCGGTAGGATAGCCGTTATAGGAGGATCAGAACTATATACAGGTGCCCCCGCCCTATCAGGACTAGCAGCCCTCAGGACAGGTGCAGACCTCGTTTTCATCTACACTGGAAACCTGTCATCTCCCATCATAGCAGGATTTGACCCTGACTTAATAGTGCGTAGCTGCCCGGGAGACCGCCTTAATCCGGAGTGCATAGAGCTTTACAGAGGCGAGTGGGGGAGAGCAACAGCTATAGTTCTCGGCCCAGGCCTAGGTTCGAACCCTGAGGCAATTAAAGCGGCTAGGAATATTATAGGGCTAGCATTAGAGAAGAATATTCCCGTCGTATTAGATGCTGACGGTTTGGAAACCCTCGCTAACCTAGACATGAAACTTTCAGACAAATTCATTCTAACCCCCCATATAGGGGAAGCCTCCCTACTACTGGGTAGGAGAGTGGGAGAAGACCAGGACAGCTGGATTCAAGCTGCGTTAGATATAGCTAGGAAATACCGTTCAATCGTCCTATTGAAAGCTCCAGTAGACGTTATAGTTAATCCCGACGGAGATTACAGGTTGAATAGAATCCGCCATGAAGCTATGAGTACAGGCGGTACTCGTAACGTGTTAACCGGGGTAATAGCCACTCTAGTATCCATGGGGATCGACCCGTTTAACGCTGCCGCTACAGCCGCCTACATTACTGGGAGGGCAAGCGTATTGGCTGCCGAATTGTATGGTGAGAGGATTATGGCGAAAGACTTAGTACACCTGATCCCTGAAGTATTCAGGGAGGCACACACGAAATACTAG